Within the Pseudomonas fulva genome, the region AGATCGCCGACCGGGTGGCGCAATGGTTCCTGTTGATCGTGCTGGTGGTGGCGGCCATCGTCGGGGTCGTCTGGTGGCAGCTCGATGCGTCGCGGGCGTTCTGGGTGGTGCTGGCCCTGCTCGTCGCCACCTGCCCCTGCGCCCTGGCCCTGGCTACGCCGACGGCCCTGACCACCGCCACCGGCACCCTGCACAAGCTCGGCATGCTGCTGACCCGCGGTCATGTGCTCGAAGGCCTGGAGCAGATCGACACGCTGATCGTCGACAAGACCGGCACCCTCACCGAAGGCCGCCTGACCCTACGCGCCGTGCACCCGCTCGGTGACCTGGATGGCGACACCTGCCTGGCCCTGGCCGCGGCGCTGGAAAGCCAGTCCGAACATCCGCTAGCCCGCGCCTTCGGCCACGCCACGGCGCCGGTCGAAGCGCTACAGAACGTGCCGGGGCTGGGCCTCGAAGGCGTCGTCAGGGGGCGCCGGCTGCGTATCGGCCAGGCCGAATTCGTCAGCGCACTCAGCGCCAGCCCCGCACCGGCCTTCAACGGGGAACAGGGCCAGTGGTTGCTGCTCGGCGATGAACAGCGGCCGCTGGCCTGGTTCGTACTCGACGACCGCCTGCGCGACGATGCGCCGGCCCTGGTCGAGGCGGCGCGCGGGCGTGGCTGGCAGATCCTGCTGCTCAGCGGCGACAGCTCGCCCATGGTCGGCGAAGTGGCCCGCCAGTTGGGTATCGAGCAGGCACGCGGCGGGCTGACCCCGGACGCCAAGCTGGCCATCCTGCGTAATCTGCAGGCACAGGGCCGCCGCGTGCTTATGCTCGGCGATGGCGTCAACGACGTGCCGGTGCTCGCCGGCGCCGACATCAGCGTGGCCATGGGCTCGGCCTCGGATCTGGCCAAGACCAGCGCCGACGCCGTGCTGCTCTCCAATCGGCTGACCAGCCTGGTCGATGCCCTGCGCCTGGCACGCCGCACCCGCACGGTCATCATCGAGAACCTGGCCTGGGCCGGCCTGTACAATGGCCTGGTGCTGCCCTTCGCCGCCCTGGGCTGGATCACCCCGATCTGGGCCGCCCTGGGCATGTCGCTCAGCTCACTGCTGGTGGTACTCAACGCACTGCGCCTGGGGAAAGCACCATGACCGCGCTGTACATCCTGATTCCCGTCGCCCTGTTGCTGGTCGCCTTCGCCGTGTGGCTGTTCTTCTGGGCGGTGGACAGCGGCCAGTACGACGACCTCGACAGCCCGGCGCACCGCATCCTCTTCGATGACGATGACCCGCGCCATCAGGCGGCGGTGAAACAGGCCAGAGACGAGCCCACGCCGAACGACCATGACTGACCTTCTGCCACAACTGCTCTCCGCGCTGATCCTCGGCCTGCTCGGCGGCGGCCATTGCCTGGGCATGTGCGGCGGGCTGATGGGCGCGCTGACCCTGGCCATCCCGGCCGAACGGCGCCAGCAGCGCCTGCAGTTGCTGGTCGCCTACAACGCCGGGCGCATTCTCAGCTATACGGCCGCCGGGATGCTGCTCGGCCTGGCTGGCTGGGTAATAGCCAGCGGGCCGCTGGCCACCCTGCTGCGCAGCATCGCCGGGCTGCTGCTGATCGCCATGGGCCTGTACCTGGCCGGCTGGTGGAGCGGCCTGACCCGTATCGAAACGCTGGGCCGCGGCCTCTGGCGGCACCTGCAACCCGTCACCCGACGCTTTATGCCGATCACCAGCGCGCCGCGTGCCATGGTGCTGGGCGGCCTGTGGGGCTGGCTGCCCTGTGGGCTGGTGTACAGCACCCTGCTGTGGGCGGCGAGCCAGGGTGATGCCCTGCGCAGCGCCGCCCTGATGTTCGCCTTCGGCCTCGGCACCCTGCCGGTGCTGCTGGCCACGGGGCTGGCGGCCGAGCGCCTGGTCGGCCTGCTGCGCCGGCGCGGCGTGCGCATCGCAGGCGGTCTGCTGGTGATCCTGTTCGGCCTGTGGACGCTGCCCGGCCCGCACCAGCATTGGCTGATAGGGCACTGAGAACCGCCTCTGGCAGCTGACAGGCCCAACGGTCCCACCACCACTGCGACCCCATGACTCAGATCAAAAAGCCCCGTCCATCCGCCCCCTAGACTGCTGAGCATTCAACGCTGAAGCGGAATTCGCCATGCTCGACGCCATCCAGTGGGATTCCGACCTGATCCGCCGCTACGATCAAGCCGGCCCGCGCTACACCTCCTACCCGACCGCCGTGCAGTTCCACGACGGCGTCGGCTCCTTCGACCTGCTGCACGCCCTGCGCGACAGCCGCCGCGCGCTGCGCCCGCTGTCGCTGTACCTGCACCTGCCGTTCTGCGCCAACATCTGCTACTACTGCGCCTGCAACAAGGTCATCACCAAGGATCGCGGCCGCACCCAGCCCTATCTGCAGGCGCTGGAGCGGGAAATGGCGCTGATCGGCCACCATGTCGACAGGCGCCAGCGCATCGAACAGTTGCACCTGGGCGGCGGCACGCCGACCTTTCTCAGCCATGACGAACTGCGCCAGCTGATGAGCAAGCTGCGCGAGCACTTCAGCCTGCTCGACGACGATTCCGGCGACTACAGCATCGAGATCGACCCCCGTGAGGCGGACTGGTCGACCATGGGCCTGCTGCGCGAGCTGGGCTTCAACCGGGTCAGCCTGGGTGTGCAGGACCTGGACCCCAACGTGCAGCGCGCCATCAACCGCCTGCAGAGCCTGGAAGAAACCCGCGCCATCATCGAGGCCGCGCGCACCCTGCAGTTTCGTTCGGTGAACATCGACCTGATCTATGGCCTGCCGCTGCAGACGCCGGAAAACTTCGCCCGCACCGTGCAACAGGTCATCGCCCTGCAGCCCGATCGCCTGTCGCTGTTCAACTACGCCCACCTGCCGGAGCGTTTCATGCCGCAACGGCGCATCGACAGCGGTCAGCTGCCCAGCGCGGCAGCCAAGCTGGCCATGCTGCAGGGCAGCATCGAGCAGTTGGCGAGCGCCGGTTATCGCTATATCGGCATGGACCATTTCGCCCTGCCTGACGACGAGCTGGCCAGCGCCCAGGAGGATGGCAGCCTGCAACGCAACTTCCAGGGCTATACCACCCACGGCCACTGCGACCTGATCGGCCTGGGCGTGTCGTCGATCAGTCAGATAGGCGACCTGTACTGCCAGAACACCACGGACCTGGCCGCCTACCAGGGCAGCCTCAACAACCGGCAGTTGGCGACCCAGCGCGGCCTGGGCTGCAACGACGACGACCGAATCCGCCGTGCGGTGATCCAGCAGCTGATCTGTCACTTCCAGTTGGAGTTCGCCGACATCGAGCAGCGCTTCGCCATGAGCTTTCGCAGCTACTTCGCCGCTACCTGGCCAGCACTGCAGCAGATGTACCGTGACGGGCTGATCGAATTACGGGAGAGCGGTATCGAGGTGCTGCCCGCCGGCCGGTTGCTGGTGCGCTCGCTGTGCATGGCGTTCGACCGCTACCTGGGCGAGACCAGCCTGCAGCGCTTTTCCCGGGTGATCTGAGCGGTGCGCCCGACAGGACCGAGATGCCGCGCAGCCGTCCTCACTTGGCCATCAACGAGGCGACGGTGGCGCTCTGCTCACTGCTGAGTTTCTGATCACGCATCACTTTCACCAACTGGGCGTTGGCGGTGCTCAGGGCGCCGTTGATCGAACCGATTTCGGTCTGCAAGCCACGCACCCTGGCCTGCTGCGCCTCATCCTCCCTATCGCCCTGGGCCATCAGGGCCTGCAGCTCGGCCATTTTCTCGGCCAGTTGGGCCTTGAGCTCGCGGATCATCTTGAGCAGTCGTTTCACCTCGTCGGGCAAATTGCTCTTGTCGATATCGGCGTTCTTGTTTTCGGCTTCCCGGGAACGGGCCAGGCCAACGTCCGACAGGCTCACCTTGACGCCGGGTGCGGAGCCGGCTTCCTCGCCTGGCGTGGCGGCTTGCTCTGCCGCCTCGGCAGGCGCCGCTGCAGCTACGGGCGCCGCGCTGGCGGTCACGTAGCTGGGCTCTCTCGACACATTGGTCGCCACTTGCATCACACCGCTCCCTGCTTCCTGACTGATCGATACAGGTCTATCGGCAGGCGCGTGCGACACTTGAGCACCCTGCGGCAGGTGGCCGCGCACCCCTCTGGTGCGTTACCCTTACAACTTCTGAGTGATTACCTAGGGATAAGGGCGATGTCCGAAAGCATCAAGCTGCGCACAACTCATCAGGCACACTGCAAGGATTGCAGCCTCGCCAGCCTCTGCCTGCCCCTGTCGCTGGATCTCAAGGACATGGACGCGCTCGACGATATCGTCAAACGCGGCCGCCCCCTGAAAAAGGGCGAGTTCCTGTTCCGCCAGGGCGACACCTTCAACTCGGTGTTCGCCGTGCGTTCCGGCGCCTTGAAGACCTTCAGCCTGAGCGACGCCGGCGAGGAGCAGATCACCGGTTTCCACCTGCCCAGCGAACTGGTCGGCCTCTCCGGCATGGACACCGAGCTGTACCCGGTGTCGGCCCAGGCCCTGGAAACCACCTCGGTCTGCGAGATTCCCTTCGAGCGTCTCGACGAGCTGTCGGTCAGCCTGCCGCAACTGCGCCGCCAGCTGATGCGCGTGATGAGCCGTGAGATCCGCGACGACCAGCAGATGATGCTGCTGCTCTCCAAGAAGACTGCCGACGAGCGCATCGCCACCTTCCTGGTCAACCTGTCCGCACGCTTCAGCGCCCGCGGCTTCTCGGCCAACCAGTTCCGCCTGGCCATGTCGCGCAACGAGATCGGCAACCACCTGGGCCTGGCCGTGGAAACCGTGTCGCGGGTGTTCACCCGCTTCCAGCAGAGCAACCTGATCGAAGCCGAAGGCAAGGAAGTGCATATTCTCGACCCGATCGAGCTGTGCGCCCTGGCAGGTGGTAACCTTAACGGCTGATACTCCCGTTAAGGATTCACCCTGCCATGATCTTTGATGAATTCACCATCAAGACCCTTATCCGCCCGGTCAACGACTTCCCCAAACCGGGCGTGGTGTTTCGCGACATCACGCCGCTGTTCCAGTCCCCACGCGCCCTGCGCATGGTCATCGACAGCCTGATCCAGCGCTACGTCGAAGCGGACTTCAGCCACGTCGGCGCGATGGATGCACGGGGTTTTCTGATCGGCTCGATCCTTTCCTACGAGCTGAACAAGCCGCTGGTGCTGTTTCGCAAGCAGGGCAAGCTGCCGGCTGACGTACTCAGCCAGGGCTACCAGACCGAATACGGCGAAGCCTTTCTGGAGGCCCACGCCGACAGCCTGTGCGAAGGCGACAAGGTGCTGATCGTCGATGACCTGATCGCCACCGGCGGCACCCTGCTGGCCGCCGTGCAGCTGGTCAAGCGCATGGGCGCCGGCATTCACGAGGCGGCGGCGATCATCGACCTGCCCGAGCTCGGTGGCTCCCGCCGGCTGCAGGACATGGGCATTCCCACCTACAGCCTGACGGCCTTCGCCCTCGACGAGCGCTGAGACCGTTTCCTGGCAAGGCGCCCATCGACACGCGAAACGCGCGCTTAATCGATGGGCGCCTTGCCCTGTGATGCGATTTTCCGCACCCTCCGCCGGCAGTTTCTTCTAGCCGACCTCGGCCCATCAGGACCTACCCGGCGCC harbors:
- the ccoS gene encoding cbb3-type cytochrome oxidase assembly protein CcoS; its protein translation is MTALYILIPVALLLVAFAVWLFFWAVDSGQYDDLDSPAHRILFDDDDPRHQAAVKQARDEPTPNDHD
- a CDS encoding sulfite exporter TauE/SafE family protein, with the translated sequence MTDLLPQLLSALILGLLGGGHCLGMCGGLMGALTLAIPAERRQQRLQLLVAYNAGRILSYTAAGMLLGLAGWVIASGPLATLLRSIAGLLLIAMGLYLAGWWSGLTRIETLGRGLWRHLQPVTRRFMPITSAPRAMVLGGLWGWLPCGLVYSTLLWAASQGDALRSAALMFAFGLGTLPVLLATGLAAERLVGLLRRRGVRIAGGLLVILFGLWTLPGPHQHWLIGH
- the hemN gene encoding oxygen-independent coproporphyrinogen III oxidase: MLDAIQWDSDLIRRYDQAGPRYTSYPTAVQFHDGVGSFDLLHALRDSRRALRPLSLYLHLPFCANICYYCACNKVITKDRGRTQPYLQALEREMALIGHHVDRRQRIEQLHLGGGTPTFLSHDELRQLMSKLREHFSLLDDDSGDYSIEIDPREADWSTMGLLRELGFNRVSLGVQDLDPNVQRAINRLQSLEETRAIIEAARTLQFRSVNIDLIYGLPLQTPENFARTVQQVIALQPDRLSLFNYAHLPERFMPQRRIDSGQLPSAAAKLAMLQGSIEQLASAGYRYIGMDHFALPDDELASAQEDGSLQRNFQGYTTHGHCDLIGLGVSSISQIGDLYCQNTTDLAAYQGSLNNRQLATQRGLGCNDDDRIRRAVIQQLICHFQLEFADIEQRFAMSFRSYFAATWPALQQMYRDGLIELRESGIEVLPAGRLLVRSLCMAFDRYLGETSLQRFSRVI
- the fnr gene encoding fumarate/nitrate reduction transcriptional regulator Fnr: MSESIKLRTTHQAHCKDCSLASLCLPLSLDLKDMDALDDIVKRGRPLKKGEFLFRQGDTFNSVFAVRSGALKTFSLSDAGEEQITGFHLPSELVGLSGMDTELYPVSAQALETTSVCEIPFERLDELSVSLPQLRRQLMRVMSREIRDDQQMMLLLSKKTADERIATFLVNLSARFSARGFSANQFRLAMSRNEIGNHLGLAVETVSRVFTRFQQSNLIEAEGKEVHILDPIELCALAGGNLNG
- a CDS encoding adenine phosphoribosyltransferase gives rise to the protein MIFDEFTIKTLIRPVNDFPKPGVVFRDITPLFQSPRALRMVIDSLIQRYVEADFSHVGAMDARGFLIGSILSYELNKPLVLFRKQGKLPADVLSQGYQTEYGEAFLEAHADSLCEGDKVLIVDDLIATGGTLLAAVQLVKRMGAGIHEAAAIIDLPELGGSRRLQDMGIPTYSLTAFALDER